The Drosophila innubila isolate TH190305 chromosome 3R unlocalized genomic scaffold, UK_Dinn_1.0 2_E_3R, whole genome shotgun sequence genome has a segment encoding these proteins:
- the LOC117792690 gene encoding glucose transporter type 3 codes for MASPNANNPPKLISFSASTSSNHNTHQLVVKTRNLYIAVIISSFCAFCFGTTVGWTNPAENLVLKRNAHKFKPTKTQWDWICLMLPLGVIIWCLPMGALMKYHGCKPLMFLQVVPYTVGWILFIYADNIYMLYVGRFLQGMCGAAVSVAVPVYLDEISQWQYRGFIGSFYFGAFLYGIIYSNIMIEYIRLQTVYAINIGLALLCLLLKIIPESPMRYVCNNKLDKARDTLIWLRVKDHDVDKELMALSRVIENEMEPSVGCWTELKRTGSLRAVLKSSVLMCLHQSGGGVVIIYYLDNILSDVAKGQCMSCRLWVCFFMCLGHLICVLLVERTGRRPLLLVSTVIMSISSLYLCCWFRWSASSGWHASTRMIVYVFVGAYAMGLGPIACLLNVELIVAPARPYGCATANLFSWLTVFLMVTWLTFRLHHHVVFYLMLVICLVVLLFDIVFLPETKGLSPLQIKRRLAPTFVEYSSDESS; via the coding sequence ATGGCGTCGCCAAATGCCAACAACCCGCCAAAGTTGATTTCCTTCTCGGCTAGTACGAGTTCGAACCACAATACTCATCAATTGGTCGTGAAAACCCGAAATCTATATATTGCGGTGATCATAAGCAGTTTTTGCGCCTTCTGTTTTGGAACCACTGTTGGCTGGACAAATCCGGCGGAGAATCTGGTCTTGAAGAGGAATGCTCACAAGTTTAAGCCAACGAAAACTCAGTGGGATTGGATATGTTTGATGCTGCCATTGGGGGTAATAATTTGGTGTTTGCCGATGGGTGCATTGATGAAATATCACGGCTGCAAGCCTCTGATGTTCCTTCAAGTGGTGCCCTACACAGTGGGCTGGATTCTATTCATCTATGCAGATAACATCTATATGCTCTACGTGGGACGCTTTCTACAGGGTATGTGTGGTGCGGCTGTCTCCGTGGCCGTACCCGTGTATCTGGACGAGATCAGTCAGTGGCAATATCGTGGATTCATTGGCAGCTTCTACTTTGGCGCCTTTCTCTACGGAATAATCTACAGCAACATAATGATTGAATATATTCGATTGCAGACCGTATATGCCATAAATATTGGGTTGGCACTCCTTTGTCTATTACTGAAGATAATACCCGAATCACCCATGCGATATGTTTGCAATAACAAACTGGACAAGGCACGCGACACATTGATTTGGCTGCGCGTCAAGGATCATGACGTGGATAAGGAGCTGATGGCACTATCCCGAGTGATAGAAAACGAAATGGAACCATCCGTGGGTTGCTGGACCGAACTGAAGCGGACCGGGAGTCTGCGAGCTGTCTTAAAGAGCTCTGTGCTCATGTGTCTGCACCAGTCCGGAGGCGGCGTAGTCATCATCTACTACTTGGACAATATCTTGAGCGATGTTGCCAAAGGACAGTGCATGTCCTGTCGCTTGTGGGTGTGCTTCTTCATGTGTCTCGGCCATCTAATATGTGTGCTGTTGGTCGAACGAACTGGTCGACGTCCTCTCCTGCTGGTCTCCACGGTAATCATGAGTATCAGCTCTCTGTATCTTTGCTGCTGGTTCAGGTGGTCAGCCTCCAGTGGCTGGCATGCGTCAACAAGGATGATTGTGTATGTATTCGTTGGAGCCTATGCAATGGGCCTAGGACCAATTGCCTGTCTTCTCAATGTGGAGCTGATTGTGGCTCCTGCTCGACCTTATGGATGCGCCACTGCCAACTTATTCTCCTGGCTAACAGTCTTCCTAATGGTCACTTGGCTAACATTCCGACTACACCATCATGTCGTTTTCTATCTTATGCTCGTTATCTGTTTGGTGGTATTACTTTTTGACATTGTCTTCCTGCCGGAGACCAAAGGACTGTCACCCCTACAGATTAAACGCAGGTTGGCTCCCACTTTTGTCGAATATTCTAGTGATGAATCCTCGTGA
- the LOC117789851 gene encoding protein HGH1 homolog, protein MDNVRELIQFMQPNQRLDLKAVALTHVLSLTGSAEGKEAILSLDEMLMAIFGLTLDANATVAKDAVLSLINLSAEEEGAIKVYELAKQVQPTFAIVDLAVKQITDEQADLADAWSMVLSNLTRVESLVHAVLDSLEPTLSQLAKAFAQLDYNKKKCKLHYLAPIFCNLTQVPRGRELCCQPKYRLLEKLLPFASFEESVVRRGGTIGILKNICFDAVYHDVILNEQDDILVAILQPLCGPEEFSDEDNDKLPIELQYLPESKTRETDPDLRKMLLECLLQLCATRRCREVLRAKGVYEVLREYHKWEAKLGRDSDCVLACENVVDILIKKEEEIGLDNYKTVEVPADHAEKFVQEDADYVKSLLD, encoded by the exons atGGACAATGTAAGGGAGTTAATACAATTCATGCAACCCAATCAGCGGCTAGATCTTAAAGCAGTGGCACTAACACATGTTCTAA gTCTGACTGGCAGTGCGGAGGGAAAGGAAGCAATACTATCGCTTGATGAAATGCTAATGGCCATCTTTGGGCTGACCCTCGATGCCAACGCTACAGTTGCAAAGGATGCGGTGCTGAGCCTGATAAACCTGTCAGCAGAGGAAGAGGGAGCCATCAAAGTGTACGAATTGGCAAAGCAAGTGCAACCC ACCTTTGCCATTGTCGATCTCGCTGTCAAGCAGATCACGGATGAACAGGCGGACCTGGCAGATGCCTGGAGTATGGTGCTGAGTAATTTAACTCGCGTCGAGTCGCTCGTTCATGCCGTACTTGACTCTTTGGAGCCAACACTGTCCCAATTGGCGAAAGCATTTGCTCAGCTAGACTACAACAAGAAGAAGTGCAAACTCCACTATTTGGCACCCATATTCTGCAATCTTACTCAAGTGCCGCGCGGTCGGGAGTTGTGCTGCCAGCCAAAGTATCGGCTGCTGGAGAAGCTGCTGCCCTTTGCCTCGTTCGAGGAGAGCGTGGTTCGTCGTGGCGGCACCATTGGCATCCTTAAGAACATATGCTTTGATGCAGTATATCATGATGTGATATTAAATGAACAGGACGACATATTGGTCGCCATACTACAACCGTTGTGTGGACCCGAAGAGTTCAGTGATGAGGACAATGACAAACTACCGATTGAATTGCAG TACCTGCCCGAAAGCAAAACCCGCGAAACGGATCCGGATCTGCGAAAAATGCTGCTCGAGTGCCTCCTGCAACTGTGCGCGACTAGACGCTGCCGCGAGGTGCTGCGCGCCAAAGGCGTCTATGAGGTTCTGCGGGAGTACCACAAATGGGAGGCCAAGCTGGGTCGTGACAGTGACTGTGTGTTAGCCTGTGAGAATGTTGTGGATATTTTAATCAA AAAAGAGGAAGAAATTGGCCTTGACAACTATAAGACTGTCGAAGTGCCAGCTGATCATGCGGAAAAGTTTGTCCAGGAGGATGCCGACTACGTTAAGAGTCTTTTAGATTAA
- the LOC117789853 gene encoding natterin-3, which translates to MDGNNWLHYSHGALPQDAVVAGHDSDGDTIFVGRAYHNNDLMPAKIIPNKGKAYVTFAGQEIELENYEVLSGHNYEWLPGANGEVPAGAVRVGRNVDGEDLYAGRGYHAGSLTVGKVHPSHGCLYIPYDSDEVKIFEYEVLSRRMEMR; encoded by the exons ATGGATG GAAACAATTGGTTACACTATAGCCACGGTGCTTTGCCGCaagatgctgttgttgctggccacGATTCCGATGGGGATACCATATTTGTTGGACGTGCCTATCACAACAACGATCTGATGCCGGCAAAGATAATTCCCAACAAGGGCAAGGCGTACGTGACATTTGCCGGCCAAGAGATTGAGCTGGAGAACTACGAGGTACTCAGCGGTCACAACTACGAGTGGCTGCCCGGTGCAAATGGAGAGGTGCCAGCTGGTGCTGTCCGAGTGGGCCGCAATGTGGATGGCGAAGATCTGTATGCTGGACGCGGCTACCATGCCGGCAGTCTGACTGTAGGAAAGGTACATCCCTCCCACGGTTGCCTCTACATTCCATATGATTCCGATGAGGTCAAGATCTTTGAGTACGAGGTTCTTTCTCGCCGCATGGAAATGCGATAA